Proteins from a genomic interval of Haloplasma contractile SSD-17B:
- the lexA gene encoding transcriptional repressor LexA has product MNKLSEKQEEILGFIMEYLNEQGYPPSVREIGKAVSLSSSASVHSQLQKLIDKGYLHKDPSKSRGLSIVHDTNHFNQDLIHIPVLGKVTAGNPIEAIEHTTDYFPIPTSYVKSNEAVFLLTVSGDSMINAGIHDGDQILINKTDVARNGEIVVAMNEEGEVTVKTFYKEKDHIRLQPENDDYEPILLKHCKIIGKVVGLFRFMS; this is encoded by the coding sequence ATGAATAAATTATCAGAAAAACAAGAAGAAATTTTGGGATTCATAATGGAATATTTAAATGAACAGGGATATCCACCTAGTGTTCGTGAAATTGGTAAAGCAGTTTCACTATCATCTAGTGCTTCAGTTCATTCTCAGTTACAAAAATTAATTGATAAGGGCTATTTACATAAAGACCCTTCAAAATCACGTGGATTATCAATTGTACATGATACAAATCACTTTAATCAGGATCTCATTCATATTCCCGTACTTGGTAAAGTTACTGCCGGTAATCCAATAGAGGCTATTGAACACACGACTGACTACTTCCCTATTCCTACTTCGTATGTAAAATCAAACGAAGCTGTCTTTTTATTAACTGTATCTGGCGATAGTATGATTAATGCCGGAATACATGACGGCGATCAAATTTTAATTAATAAAACAGATGTAGCGCGTAATGGAGAAATCGTTGTCGCTATGAATGAAGAGGGAGAAGTAACCGTTAAGACATTTTATAAAGAAAAAGACCATATCAGGTTACAACCTGAAAACGATGACTACGAACCAATCTTACTTAAACACTGTAAAATAATTGGAAAAGTAGTTGGTTTATTTAGATTTATGAGTTAA
- a CDS encoding AAA family ATPase, whose translation MDILYNEKFNEFKDRYFPNIIGLKNVLHELFSIYCMIQINGVKEGFKIKNKKQALNMVFYGNPGTGKTTIARKVAHLLKDLNYLSRGHLVEIDRSDLIGEYVGQTTIKTKKVLQEAKGGILFIDEAYSLYNNEFVDYGNEAIDIMLKFVEDNHEDIVVILAGYKEKITEMLDNNKGLSSRFPIQIEFKDYKVDDLYKIFIQLIEENEYLLDKKAEKSIYTLLKNKALENSNQLLSNGRYIRNLTEHIIRKHDMRVYLLNKLTLNDLKLITDEDIKVQI comes from the coding sequence ATGGATATTTTATATAATGAAAAATTTAATGAATTTAAAGATCGGTATTTTCCTAATATAATTGGCCTTAAAAATGTACTACATGAATTGTTTTCCATTTACTGCATGATTCAAATTAATGGAGTAAAGGAAGGATTTAAAATAAAGAATAAAAAACAAGCATTAAATATGGTGTTCTATGGAAACCCTGGGACTGGTAAAACAACGATTGCAAGAAAGGTAGCTCATTTGCTGAAAGACTTAAACTATCTTAGTCGCGGCCATTTAGTCGAAATTGATCGAAGTGATTTGATTGGTGAATACGTTGGTCAGACTACGATTAAAACGAAGAAGGTATTACAAGAGGCAAAGGGTGGTATATTATTTATAGATGAAGCCTACAGTTTATATAATAATGAATTTGTCGATTATGGAAATGAAGCGATTGATATTATGCTTAAGTTTGTAGAGGATAACCATGAGGATATAGTTGTAATATTAGCTGGCTATAAAGAGAAAATTACTGAGATGCTAGACAATAACAAGGGACTATCATCTCGTTTTCCTATTCAAATAGAATTTAAGGATTATAAAGTTGATGATCTTTATAAAATTTTTATCCAACTAATTGAAGAAAATGAATATTTGCTAGATAAAAAAGCTGAAAAATCAATTTATACGCTTTTAAAAAATAAAGCACTTGAAAATAGCAATCAATTATTATCAAATGGCAGATATATTAGGAATTTAACAGAACATATCATTAGAAAACACGATATGAGAGTATATCTTTTAAACAAGTTAACATTAAATGATTTAAAACTTATCACAGATGAAGACATAAAGGTACAAATATAA